In Hymenobacter volaticus, the genomic window CCAGCCGTGAATTTGCAGAGGCACTATTCGAATCAAGCCTAGCTTGAAGTCGGTGAGTAGGGTTAGAAGCAGGTAACCACCAGCCATTACATAACATGCAGTGTCAACGGCGGGCTCTAAATCGGATACGATAGGCGCCATGGCCAAGACGGTAATAAACATTACATCCACGACGCCGTGGGCTGTAGGTGAGAGGACTTTCATCGGTGGTAGTACTATTGAAGTTAAACCATGCTGTTTCGTACGGCAAGCCTTGCGCAAGGGTATTGTCGATCCTCCCCTAAACGCTGACCATAAAAAAGCCTGGCTGC contains:
- a CDS encoding SPW repeat domain-containing protein is translated as MKVLSPTAHGVVDVMFITVLAMAPIVSDLEPAVDTACYVMAGGYLLLTLLTDFKLGLIRIVPLQIHGWLDLLTGVLLLVAPFLFKFPQGSAERNLCWVLGAVSVVTWFITDWKAHTRSLMTDNAR